The stretch of DNA ATATGAAACTGCGCCAGAAACCGTTCAAACCTACGTTTCTGGTTTTTTTACGCGAATTTTCTGACTCCATCGAAGAAAGCTGGATGCCATTCTTAGCCAAGAAAGAAAAGGCATACGTGTAGGGAGGAGTAGGGTTTTAGGGTGTAGGGTGTAAGTGGCTTCGCTGGAAGTACTTACACCCTACACCTTTTTATAGCTTATACCTTATCATTGAACTATTTGGCCGAAAAGTTTGCTTATCTTTGCAGTCCTTTTTTAAGGGCAACTAATTTATAAACTAAAAGTCAGTTCGCCATTGACTCAGCGGCTGACGTACTGAGTGGGTCAGGAAACCGTTTTTTATGAGCAAAACGCAGCAACGCGAACTGCCGGCATTTGATTGGGACCGGGCAGACAACAAAGGATTCGGAAGTGGCTATTCGGATGTGGAGCGCAACCGAATGTTGGAACTCTACGACAACACCCTGTCGGAGGTTAAAGAGAAAGAAGTGGTGATGGGAACCGTAGTAGGAATCACAGACCGTGAGGTGCTGCTGAACATCGGTTTCAAGTCGGATGGGTTGGTGCCAGCTTCCGAATTCCGCGATATGCCGGAACTGAAGATGGGTGATGAAATTGAAGTTTACGTAGAAAATCAGGAAGACCCGAACGGTCAGCTGGTGCTGTCGCGCAAGAAAGCGAAAGTTATCACCGCCTGGCAGAAAATTCAGCGCGCGCTCGACGAAGACCTCGTTATCGATGGTTTCGTAAAACGCCGGACCAAAGGTGGTCTGATTGTCGATATTTATAGTGTAGAAGCTTTCTTGCCAGGTTCGCAGATCGACGTGAAGCCAATTCGCGATTTCGACGTTTTTGTAGGCAAGAAAATGGAAGTGAAGGTCGTGAAGATCAATTATGCAAATGACAACGTAGTTGTATCGCATAAGGTCCTGATCGAAAAAGACCTCGAAGCGCAACGCGCCCAAATCCTGAATAACCTCGAAAAAGGGCAGGTACTCGAAGGCGTTATCAAGAACATGACCAATTTTGGTGTGTTCATCGATCTCGGCGGTGTAGACGGTCTGTTGCACATCACCGATATTTCGTGGGGCCGTATCAGCCACCCGTCGGAAGTGCTCCACCTCGATCAGAAAGTCAATGTTGTAGTACTTGACTTCGATGAGGATAAGAAGCGTATTTCGCTGGGTATGAAGCAATTGCAGGCCCATCCTTGGGATGCCCTCGTTGCTGATATTCAGGTTGGCTCGAAAGTTAAAGGCAAAATCGTGAATGTGGCCGACTATGGTGCATTCCTCGAAATCATGCCGGGCGTTGAAGGACTGATCCACGTATCCGAGATGTCGTGGTCGCAGCACCTGCGCAACCCACAGGAGTTCTTGAAAGTGGGCGATGAGGTAGAAGCCGTAGTGCTGACACTGGATCGTAACGAGCGGAAAATGTCGCTGGGTATCAAGCAATTGAC from Spirosoma montaniterrae encodes:
- the rpsA gene encoding 30S ribosomal protein S1; the protein is MSKTQQRELPAFDWDRADNKGFGSGYSDVERNRMLELYDNTLSEVKEKEVVMGTVVGITDREVLLNIGFKSDGLVPASEFRDMPELKMGDEIEVYVENQEDPNGQLVLSRKKAKVITAWQKIQRALDEDLVIDGFVKRRTKGGLIVDIYSVEAFLPGSQIDVKPIRDFDVFVGKKMEVKVVKINYANDNVVVSHKVLIEKDLEAQRAQILNNLEKGQVLEGVIKNMTNFGVFIDLGGVDGLLHITDISWGRISHPSEVLHLDQKVNVVVLDFDEDKKRISLGMKQLQAHPWDALVADIQVGSKVKGKIVNVADYGAFLEIMPGVEGLIHVSEMSWSQHLRNPQEFLKVGDEVEAVVLTLDRNERKMSLGIKQLTEDPWTRPELRAKYAIGTKHKGVVRNLTNFGLFLELEEGIDGLVHVSDLSWTKKIKHPSDFIKVGEELDVVVLELDVDNRRLALGHKQLEENPWDTFETIFAVGTVHRCTILSKNDKMATLELPYGIEGFSSLKNLAKEDGSFAEAGESLDFKVTEFSKDEKRIMLSHSKTWGEKNEPVKEAKAPKAAKPSTSTNQPERGATLGDLDALAALKEQMEGRN